In a genomic window of Pseudomonas putida:
- a CDS encoding OsmC family protein, with protein MKARIQWAGEAMFLGESGSGHVVVMDGPPDAGGRNLGVRPMEMLLLGVGGCSNFDVVSILKKSRQAVESCEAFLEAERATEDPKVFTKIHMHFVVKGRGLKEAQVKRAIELSAEKYCSASIMLGAAGVEITHDYEIIELG; from the coding sequence ATGAAGGCACGCATCCAATGGGCTGGCGAAGCCATGTTCCTCGGCGAATCCGGCAGCGGTCATGTCGTGGTCATGGATGGTCCGCCCGATGCCGGCGGTCGTAACCTGGGTGTCCGGCCAATGGAAATGCTCCTGCTGGGTGTTGGTGGTTGTAGTAATTTCGACGTGGTCAGCATTCTCAAAAAGTCCCGCCAGGCGGTCGAAAGCTGCGAAGCGTTCCTCGAAGCCGAGCGCGCCACCGAAGATCCGAAGGTCTTCACCAAGATCCACATGCACTTCGTGGTCAAGGGGCGCGGGCTGAAAGAAGCCCAGGTCAAGCGTGCCATTGAACTCTCCGCAGAGAAGTATTGCTCGGCGTCGATCATGCTGGGTGCCGCGGGTGTCGAGATCACCCACGACTACGAAATCATCGAGCTGGGTTGA
- the crp gene encoding cAMP-activated global transcriptional regulator CRP — MVAITPTPKIKNLDKLLMHCQRRRYQAKSNIICAGDRAETLFFILKGSVTILIEDDDGREMIIAYLNAGDFFGELGLFEQAGLEQERSAWVRAKVECEVAEISYAKFRELSQQDPDILYVLSGQIAQRLRNTTRKVGDLAFFDVTGRVARCLLELCKQPDAMTHPDGMQIKVTRQEIGRIVGCSREMVGRVLKDLEERNLVDVKGKTMVVFGTR; from the coding sequence ATGGTTGCTATTACCCCCACACCCAAGATCAAGAACCTCGACAAGCTATTGATGCATTGCCAGCGCCGGCGTTATCAGGCCAAGAGCAACATCATTTGCGCCGGCGACCGCGCCGAAACGCTGTTCTTCATCCTCAAAGGTTCAGTCACGATCCTGATCGAGGATGACGACGGCCGGGAAATGATCATCGCCTACCTCAATGCCGGTGACTTCTTCGGTGAGTTGGGTCTGTTTGAACAGGCAGGCCTGGAGCAGGAGCGCAGCGCCTGGGTACGCGCCAAGGTGGAATGCGAGGTCGCGGAAATCAGCTATGCAAAATTCCGTGAATTGTCGCAGCAGGACCCAGACATCCTTTACGTGTTAAGCGGACAAATCGCACAGCGGCTGCGCAACACCACTCGCAAGGTCGGTGACCTGGCCTTTTTCGACGTGACCGGCCGCGTTGCCCGCTGCCTGCTGGAACTGTGCAAGCAGCCCGACGCAATGACTCACCCCGACGGCATGCAGATCAAGGTCACCCGCCAGGAAATCGGGCGGATTGTCGGATGTTCGCGGGAGATGGTCGGTCGCGTGCTCAAGGACCTGGAAGAACGCAACCTGGTGGACGTCAAGGGCAAGACCATGGTGGTTTTCGGTACGCGCTAA
- a CDS encoding lipoate--protein ligase family protein has translation MTSPISLTIEAGLQAEQDSLASVCAGNAEFGLLFWQPSDRALVMPRRLNRLPGFDHACEVSAAAGWPVLLRETGGEPVPQSASTINIALVYAPPRSEGDLNRIESGYRRLCDPICDLLDELGGTSSLGEIDGAFCDGRFNVNLDGRKMVGTAQRWRQSQGGQRPVGLVHGAMLVDNERESMVAAVNRFNEACGLEQRVRAESHIALHEKFTAPDALARLDELYRLMLAQMFNS, from the coding sequence ATGACCTCACCCATCTCCCTGACCATCGAAGCTGGCCTGCAAGCCGAACAGGATTCACTGGCCTCGGTCTGCGCCGGCAACGCCGAATTCGGTCTGCTGTTCTGGCAGCCAAGCGATCGGGCGCTGGTCATGCCACGCCGATTGAATCGCCTGCCTGGCTTCGATCATGCCTGTGAGGTTTCCGCCGCTGCCGGCTGGCCAGTACTGCTGCGCGAAACCGGTGGCGAACCGGTCCCGCAATCGGCGTCGACGATCAATATCGCTCTGGTTTACGCACCACCGCGCAGCGAAGGTGACTTGAACCGAATCGAGTCCGGCTACCGGCGTTTGTGCGATCCAATCTGTGATTTGCTGGATGAGTTGGGTGGGACTTCGTCACTGGGGGAAATCGACGGCGCGTTTTGCGATGGCCGTTTCAACGTCAATCTCGATGGACGCAAGATGGTCGGCACTGCCCAGCGCTGGCGCCAGAGTCAGGGCGGTCAGCGCCCGGTAGGGCTGGTGCACGGTGCAATGCTTGTGGACAACGAGCGTGAATCGATGGTCGCTGCGGTCAATCGTTTCAATGAGGCGTGTGGTCTGGAGCAGCGGGTGCGTGCCGAAAGCCACATCGCCCTGCACGAGAAGTTCACGGCGCCGGATGCGCTGGCACGTCTCGATGAACTCTATCGGCTGATGCTGGCGCAGATGTTCAACAGCTAG
- the trpC gene encoding indole-3-glycerol phosphate synthase TrpC — protein MSVPTVLEKILARKVEEVAERSARVSLAELENLAKAADAPRGFARAMLAQAKLKQPAVIAEIKKASPSKGVIRENFVPADIAKSYEKGGATCLSVLTDIDFFQGADAYLQQARAACKLPVIRKDFMIDPYQIVEARALGADCVLLIVSALDDVKMAELASVAKGVGLDVLVEVHDGDELERALKTLDTPLVGINNRNLHTFDVSLETTLDLLPRIPRDRLVITESGILNRADVELMEISDVYAFLVGEAFMRAESPGTELQRLFFPERGVPVSGSTLD, from the coding sequence ATGAGTGTACCGACGGTTCTGGAAAAGATTCTGGCGCGAAAAGTCGAGGAAGTTGCCGAGCGTAGCGCTCGCGTCAGCCTGGCCGAGCTGGAGAATCTGGCCAAGGCGGCCGATGCACCCCGCGGTTTCGCCAGGGCGATGCTGGCTCAGGCCAAGCTGAAACAACCGGCAGTCATTGCCGAGATCAAGAAAGCGTCGCCGAGCAAAGGCGTGATCCGCGAGAACTTCGTTCCCGCCGATATCGCCAAAAGTTACGAGAAGGGTGGTGCGACCTGCCTTTCGGTGCTGACCGATATCGATTTCTTCCAGGGCGCCGACGCTTACCTGCAACAGGCGCGCGCGGCCTGCAAGCTGCCGGTGATCCGCAAGGACTTCATGATCGATCCGTACCAGATCGTCGAAGCCCGTGCGCTGGGCGCCGATTGCGTGCTGTTGATCGTTTCCGCTCTGGATGACGTGAAGATGGCCGAACTGGCCTCCGTGGCAAAAGGCGTTGGTCTTGATGTGCTGGTGGAGGTTCACGATGGTGACGAACTGGAGCGGGCGTTGAAAACCCTTGATACGCCATTGGTGGGTATCAACAACCGCAACCTGCACACCTTTGATGTCAGCTTGGAAACCACCCTCGACCTGTTGCCGCGCATCCCCCGCGATCGCCTGGTGATCACCGAAAGCGGCATTCTCAATCGCGCCGATGTCGAACTGATGGAAATCAGCGACGTTTATGCGTTCCTGGTGGGTGAAGCGTTCATGCGTGCGGAGAGCCCGGGTACTGAGTTGCAGCGTTTGTTCTTCCCGGAGCGTGGTGTTCCTGTCAGCGGTTCGACCCTCGACTGA
- the trpD gene encoding anthranilate phosphoribosyltransferase: MNIKTALSRIVDHLDLSTEEMRDVMREIMTGQCTDAQIGAFMMAMRMKSESIDEIVGAVSVMRELADKVELKTLDGVVDVVGTGGDGANIFNVSTASAFVVSAAGCTVAKHGNRAVSGKSGSADLLEAAGIYLNLTPVQVARCIDNVGIGFMFAQTHHSAMKHAAGPRKDLGLRTLFNMLGPLTNPAGVKHQVVGVFTQALCRPLAEVLQRLGSKHVLVVHSKDGLDEFSLAAPTYVAELKNDQITEYWVEPEDLGMKSQSLHGLAVESPAASLELIRDALGKRKTENGQKAAEMIMLNAGAALYAADHASSLKEGVALAHDALHTGLAREKLEELGAFTAVFKVENEG, from the coding sequence ATGAATATCAAGACAGCCCTGAGCCGTATCGTCGATCACCTCGACCTCAGCACCGAAGAAATGCGCGATGTGATGCGCGAGATCATGACCGGGCAGTGCACGGACGCGCAGATCGGTGCGTTCATGATGGCCATGCGCATGAAGAGCGAAAGCATCGATGAAATCGTCGGTGCCGTATCGGTGATGCGTGAGCTGGCGGACAAAGTCGAGCTCAAGACCCTCGACGGCGTGGTCGATGTGGTGGGGACCGGTGGTGACGGTGCCAATATTTTCAACGTGTCAACCGCTTCTGCCTTTGTGGTGTCGGCGGCAGGCTGCACCGTGGCCAAGCATGGCAACCGTGCGGTATCGGGCAAGAGCGGCAGTGCCGACTTGCTGGAAGCGGCCGGTATCTACCTCAACCTGACGCCGGTACAAGTGGCGCGCTGCATCGATAACGTCGGTATCGGTTTCATGTTCGCCCAGACCCACCACAGTGCCATGAAGCATGCCGCCGGTCCGCGCAAGGACCTGGGGCTGCGTACCTTGTTCAACATGCTCGGCCCGCTTACGAATCCGGCCGGTGTGAAGCATCAGGTGGTGGGCGTGTTCACTCAGGCGTTGTGCCGGCCATTGGCCGAAGTGCTGCAACGTCTGGGCAGCAAGCATGTGCTGGTGGTGCATTCCAAGGATGGCCTGGACGAGTTCAGTCTGGCCGCACCGACCTACGTGGCGGAGCTGAAGAACGACCAGATCACCGAATACTGGGTCGAGCCGGAAGACCTGGGCATGAAAAGCCAGAGCCTGCATGGCCTGGCCGTAGAAAGCCCGGCGGCTTCCCTTGAGCTGATTCGCGATGCATTAGGCAAGCGCAAAACCGAAAACGGTCAGAAGGCTGCCGAAATGATCATGCTCAACGCAGGTGCCGCGTTGTACGCCGCCGATCACGCCAGCAGTCTCAAAGAGGGCGTTGCCCTGGCGCACGATGCGCTGCACACCGGTCTGGCTCGGGAGAAGCTCGAGGAGTTGGGTGCGTTTACCGCGGTATTCAAAGTGGAGAATGAGGGATGA
- a CDS encoding aminodeoxychorismate/anthranilate synthase component II: MLLMIDNYDSFTYNVVQYLGELGSQVKVVRNDELTVAEIEALNPERIVVSPGPCTPTEAGVSIDVIKHFGGKLPILGVCLGHQSIGQAFGGDVVRARQVMHGKTSPVFHEDKGVFAGLNNPLTVTRYHSLIVKRETLPDCLELTAWTQFEDGSIDEIMGLRHKTLNIEGVQFHPESILTEQGHELFANFLKQTGGTR, from the coding sequence ATGTTGCTGATGATCGATAACTACGACTCTTTTACCTACAACGTTGTGCAGTACCTGGGTGAGCTGGGCTCCCAGGTCAAAGTCGTGCGCAACGATGAATTGACCGTTGCCGAAATCGAAGCCCTCAACCCTGAGCGCATCGTCGTATCCCCAGGCCCCTGCACCCCGACCGAAGCCGGCGTCTCGATTGACGTGATCAAGCACTTTGGCGGCAAGCTGCCAATCCTCGGTGTGTGCCTGGGCCATCAGTCGATCGGCCAGGCCTTTGGCGGTGATGTGGTCCGTGCCCGCCAGGTCATGCACGGCAAGACCAGCCCGGTGTTCCACGAAGACAAGGGCGTCTTCGCGGGCTTGAATAATCCGCTGACGGTTACCCGCTATCATTCATTGATCGTCAAACGCGAAACCCTGCCCGATTGCCTCGAGCTGACCGCCTGGACCCAGTTCGAGGACGGTTCGATCGACGAGATCATGGGCCTGCGTCACAAGACCCTGAACATCGAAGGCGTGCAGTTCCACCCCGAGTCGATCCTGACCGAGCAGGGCCACGAACTGTTCGCCAACTTCCTCAAACAAACCGGCGGCACGCGCTAA
- the trpE gene encoding anthranilate synthase component I gives MIREEFLRLAAAGYNRIPLACETLADFDTPLSIYLKLADEPNSYLLESVQGGEKWGRYSIIGLPCRTVLRVHDHHVSVTVDGVETESHDVEDPLAFVETFKARYNVPTIPGLPRFNGGLVGYFGYDCVRYVEKRLGKCPNPDPLGVPDILLMVSDAVVVFDNLAGKMHAIVLADPAHEDAFEQGRARLEELLEKLRQPITPRRGLDFSKQQSADPVFRSSFTQDDYEKAVDTIKEYILAGDCMQVVPSQRMSIDFKAAPIDLYRALRCFNPTPYMYFFNFGDFHVVGSSPEVLVRVEDNLITVRPIAGTRPRGANEEADLALEKDLLSDAKEIAEHLMLIDLGRNDTGRVSEIGSVKLTEKMVIERYSNVMHIVSNVTGQLKAGLTAMDALRAILPAGTLSGAPKIRAMEIIDELEPVKRGVYGGAVGYFAWNGNMDTAIAIRTAVIKNGELHVQAGGGIVADSVPALEWEETLNKRRAMFRAVALAEQTPQG, from the coding sequence ATGATCCGCGAAGAATTCCTGCGTTTGGCCGCTGCCGGCTACAACCGCATCCCGCTTGCCTGCGAAACCCTGGCCGACTTCGACACGCCGCTGTCGATCTACCTGAAACTGGCTGACGAACCCAACTCCTATCTGCTCGAGTCGGTGCAAGGCGGCGAAAAGTGGGGCCGTTATTCGATCATCGGCCTGCCGTGCCGCACTGTGCTGCGAGTTCACGATCACCACGTCAGCGTGACCGTCGATGGCGTCGAGACCGAAAGCCATGATGTGGAAGACCCGCTGGCCTTCGTCGAAACCTTCAAGGCTCGCTACAACGTGCCGACCATCCCCGGCCTGCCGCGCTTCAACGGCGGTCTGGTGGGTTACTTCGGTTACGACTGCGTGCGTTATGTGGAAAAACGCCTGGGCAAGTGCCCGAATCCGGATCCGCTGGGCGTGCCGGACATTCTGCTGATGGTCTCCGATGCGGTGGTGGTGTTCGACAACCTCGCCGGCAAGATGCATGCGATTGTCCTGGCCGACCCGGCCCATGAAGACGCTTTCGAGCAAGGTCGCGCGCGTCTGGAAGAGCTGCTGGAGAAACTCCGCCAGCCGATCACTCCGCGCCGTGGCCTGGATTTCAGCAAGCAGCAATCGGCTGACCCGGTGTTCCGCTCCAGTTTTACCCAGGACGATTACGAAAAAGCCGTCGACACCATCAAGGAGTACATCCTGGCCGGTGACTGCATGCAGGTCGTACCGTCCCAGCGCATGTCGATCGACTTCAAGGCGGCGCCCATCGATCTGTACCGCGCGCTGCGTTGCTTCAACCCGACGCCGTACATGTACTTCTTCAACTTCGGTGATTTCCATGTCGTCGGCAGCTCGCCCGAAGTGCTGGTGCGGGTCGAGGACAACCTGATCACCGTGCGCCCGATTGCCGGCACTCGCCCGCGCGGCGCCAACGAAGAAGCTGATCTGGCGCTGGAAAAAGACCTGTTGTCGGATGCCAAGGAAATCGCCGAGCACCTGATGCTGATCGACCTGGGTCGCAACGACACCGGTCGCGTGTCGGAAATTGGCTCGGTCAAACTCACCGAAAAAATGGTCATCGAGCGTTATTCCAACGTGATGCACATCGTGTCCAACGTCACCGGCCAATTGAAGGCCGGCCTGACGGCGATGGACGCGCTGCGGGCGATTCTGCCGGCGGGCACCCTGTCCGGCGCGCCGAAGATCCGCGCCATGGAAATCATCGACGAACTGGAACCGGTCAAGCGCGGTGTCTACGGCGGCGCCGTCGGCTACTTCGCCTGGAACGGCAACATGGACACCGCCATCGCGATCCGCACGGCGGTGATCAAGAACGGCGAACTGCACGTACAGGCCGGTGGCGGCATCGTTGCCGACTCGGTGCCGGCGCTGGAATGGGAAGAAACCCTGAACAAGCGCCGCGCGATGTTCCGTGCCGTGGCCCTGGCTGAACAAACTCCGCAAGGCTGA
- a CDS encoding phosphoglycolate phosphatase yields the protein MSGFEQLFPGSLPKLVMFDLDGTLIDSVPDLAVAVDNMLLKLGRQPAGIESVREWVGNGAPVLVRRALAGGLDHSAVDDAEAERALDIFMQAYGESHELTVVYPGVRDTLKWLHKQGVEMALITNKPERFVAPLLDQMKIGRYFRLIIGGDTLPQKKPDPAALFFVMKMTNIPASQSLFVGDSRSDVLAAKAAGVKCVALSYGYNHGRPIAEESPTLVIDDLRKLIPGCLDPAAEITLADVVQPPSGNAIVVVTRKLWMKVIKALARWRWRA from the coding sequence ATGAGTGGTTTCGAGCAGTTGTTCCCGGGCAGCCTGCCTAAGCTGGTGATGTTCGATCTGGATGGCACGCTGATCGATTCAGTCCCGGATCTTGCGGTGGCTGTGGATAACATGCTGCTCAAGCTCGGTCGCCAACCTGCCGGCATCGAATCGGTGCGTGAGTGGGTTGGCAACGGTGCACCGGTATTGGTGCGTCGTGCGCTGGCCGGCGGTCTTGACCACTCGGCGGTGGATGATGCGGAAGCCGAACGCGCGCTGGACATCTTCATGCAGGCCTACGGCGAGAGCCATGAGCTGACCGTGGTCTATCCGGGCGTGCGCGACACCTTGAAATGGCTGCACAAGCAAGGCGTTGAAATGGCGCTGATCACCAACAAGCCGGAGCGTTTCGTCGCGCCGCTGCTGGATCAGATGAAAATCGGTCGCTATTTCCGCCTGATCATCGGCGGCGACACCCTGCCGCAGAAAAAGCCGGATCCTGCCGCGCTGTTCTTCGTGATGAAAATGACCAACATCCCGGCCTCGCAATCGTTGTTTGTCGGCGATTCGCGCAGTGATGTGCTGGCGGCGAAAGCCGCCGGGGTCAAGTGCGTGGCCTTGAGCTACGGCTACAACCATGGTCGACCGATTGCCGAAGAGTCTCCGACATTGGTGATCGACGATCTGCGCAAGCTAATTCCCGGTTGCCTGGACCCGGCCGCTGAGATAACGTTGGCCGACGTTGTTCAACCCCCTTCTGGAAACGCCATCGTGGTGGTCACTCGCAAACTCTGGATGAAAGTCATCAAGGCCCTGGCCCGTTGGCGTTGGCGCGCCTGA
- the rpe gene encoding ribulose-phosphate 3-epimerase produces MQPFVIAPSILSADFARLGEEVDNVLAAGADFVHFDVMDNHYVPNLTIGPMVCAALRKYGVTAPIDAHLMVSPVDRIVGDFIEAGATYITFHPEATQHIDRSLQLIREGGCKSGLVFNPATPLDVLKYVMDKVDMILLMSVNPGFGGQKFIPGTLDKLREARALIDASGRDIRLEIDGGVNVNNIREIAAAGADTFVAGSAIFNAPNYQEVIDKMRSELALARP; encoded by the coding sequence ATGCAGCCCTTCGTAATTGCTCCGTCGATTCTCTCCGCCGACTTCGCCCGCCTGGGTGAGGAAGTGGACAACGTCCTGGCCGCCGGCGCCGACTTCGTGCACTTCGATGTCATGGACAACCATTACGTGCCCAACCTGACCATCGGCCCGATGGTCTGCGCGGCGCTGCGCAAGTACGGCGTCACCGCGCCGATCGACGCACACCTGATGGTCAGCCCGGTGGACCGCATCGTCGGCGACTTCATCGAAGCCGGCGCGACCTACATCACCTTCCACCCGGAAGCCACCCAGCACATCGACCGTTCCCTGCAACTGATCCGCGAAGGCGGCTGCAAGTCGGGCCTGGTGTTCAACCCGGCGACCCCGCTGGACGTGCTCAAGTACGTGATGGACAAGGTCGACATGATCCTGCTGATGAGCGTCAACCCGGGCTTTGGCGGGCAGAAGTTCATTCCCGGCACCCTCGACAAACTGCGCGAGGCGCGGGCGTTGATCGATGCTTCCGGTCGCGACATCCGCCTGGAAATCGACGGCGGCGTGAATGTGAACAACATCCGTGAAATCGCCGCGGCAGGTGCCGACACCTTCGTGGCCGGTTCGGCGATCTTCAATGCGCCGAACTATCAGGAAGTCATCGACAAGATGCGCTCCGAACTGGCACTGGCTCGTCCATGA
- a CDS encoding iron-containing alcohol dehydrogenase, giving the protein MSLSSFKIAHKLITGAGAIEQLAAELTRLDIDNPLIVTDAALVKSGTVELALAQLGGRSYEIFDRVLPDPEIAIVEDCMRVYREGGHDGLIGLGGGSAIDIAKSVAAYAGYHGELEDLFGVDQVPRKGPPLIAIPTTAGTGSEVTNVAILSDKVAQLKKGIVSDYLLPDVALVSPQMTLTCPRSVTAASGVDALVHAIEAYLSVNASPITDALAIGAIKLIARALPKAYANPSNLQAREDMATASLMAGMAFGNAGVGAVHALAYPLGGRFNIAHGVSNALLLPYVMTWNKMACVERMQNIAEAMGVKTAHLSANEAADKAVEAMRELCVAVEIPAGLRSFGVPEDAIPAMAVEAAGIERLMRNNPRKLSAVDIEKIYRAAY; this is encoded by the coding sequence ATGAGTCTTTCCTCTTTCAAAATCGCTCACAAACTGATCACCGGCGCAGGGGCCATCGAGCAACTGGCCGCCGAGCTGACACGCCTGGATATCGATAATCCGTTGATCGTCACCGATGCCGCTCTGGTCAAATCCGGCACCGTGGAGCTGGCGCTTGCGCAGTTGGGAGGGCGCAGCTACGAAATCTTCGATCGGGTGCTCCCCGACCCCGAAATCGCCATCGTGGAAGACTGCATGCGCGTCTACCGCGAAGGCGGACATGACGGCTTGATCGGCCTGGGTGGCGGCAGCGCCATTGATATCGCCAAAAGCGTGGCGGCGTACGCCGGGTACCACGGGGAGCTGGAGGATCTGTTCGGCGTCGACCAGGTGCCGCGCAAGGGCCCGCCGCTGATTGCCATCCCGACCACGGCCGGCACCGGTTCGGAAGTGACCAACGTGGCGATTCTTTCGGACAAGGTCGCGCAATTGAAGAAGGGCATCGTCAGCGACTATCTGTTGCCGGATGTGGCGCTGGTGAGCCCGCAGATGACCCTGACCTGTCCGCGCAGTGTCACTGCCGCCAGTGGTGTCGATGCATTGGTGCATGCCATCGAGGCCTATCTGTCGGTTAATGCCTCGCCGATTACCGACGCGCTGGCCATCGGTGCGATCAAGCTGATCGCCCGGGCATTGCCCAAGGCTTATGCCAACCCGTCTAACCTGCAGGCTCGTGAAGACATGGCCACCGCCAGCCTGATGGCCGGCATGGCATTCGGCAATGCCGGGGTGGGCGCGGTGCATGCGCTGGCGTATCCGTTGGGTGGGCGTTTCAACATTGCTCATGGTGTCAGTAATGCGTTGTTACTGCCCTATGTCATGACCTGGAACAAGATGGCCTGCGTCGAGCGGATGCAGAATATTGCCGAGGCCATGGGAGTGAAAACCGCTCATCTGAGTGCCAATGAAGCGGCTGACAAAGCCGTGGAGGCCATGCGCGAGTTGTGCGTTGCGGTGGAAATCCCCGCCGGGCTGCGCAGTTTCGGGGTTCCCGAGGATGCCATCCCGGCCATGGCCGTGGAGGCAGCCGGGATCGAGCGCCTGATGCGCAACAATCCGCGCAAACTGAGTGCTGTCGATATCGAGAAGATCTATCGCGCGGCCTATTAG
- a CDS encoding ABC transporter permease, which produces MLSPYMSPIERVWFYSLRILCGLILLFLILPVLVIIPLSFNSGSFLVYPLQGFSLQWYHDFFASAEWMRALKNSIIVAPAATVLAMVFGTLAAIGLTRGDFPGKALVMALVISPMVVPVVIIGVASYLFFAPLGLGNSFFSLIVVHAVLGVPFVIITVSATLQGFNHNLVRAAASLGASPLVAFRRVTLPLIAPGVISGALFAFATSFDEVVVTLFLAGPEQATLPRQMFSGIRENLSPTIAAAATLLIAFSVILLLTLEWLRGRSEKLRTAQA; this is translated from the coding sequence ATGCTGAGTCCTTATATGTCGCCCATTGAGCGGGTGTGGTTCTACAGCTTGCGGATTCTCTGCGGCCTGATCCTGTTGTTCCTGATTCTGCCGGTGCTGGTGATCATTCCGCTGTCGTTCAACTCCGGCAGTTTCCTGGTGTACCCGCTGCAGGGCTTCTCGCTGCAGTGGTACCACGACTTCTTCGCCTCGGCGGAGTGGATGCGGGCACTGAAGAACAGCATCATCGTCGCACCGGCGGCCACGGTGCTGGCCATGGTCTTCGGCACATTGGCAGCGATTGGCCTGACCCGTGGCGACTTCCCGGGCAAGGCGCTGGTGATGGCGCTGGTGATTTCGCCGATGGTGGTGCCGGTGGTGATCATTGGTGTGGCCAGCTATCTGTTCTTTGCTCCGTTGGGGCTGGGCAACAGCTTCTTCTCGCTGATCGTGGTCCATGCGGTGCTGGGTGTGCCGTTCGTGATCATCACCGTGTCGGCGACCTTGCAGGGGTTCAATCACAATCTGGTGCGGGCGGCTGCGAGCCTCGGGGCTTCGCCGCTGGTGGCGTTCCGCCGGGTGACCTTGCCGTTGATTGCGCCTGGCGTGATTTCCGGTGCGTTGTTCGCCTTCGCCACGTCGTTCGATGAAGTGGTAGTGACGCTGTTCCTCGCCGGTCCCGAGCAAGCGACCTTGCCACGGCAGATGTTCAGCGGTATCCGCGAAAACCTCAGCCCGACCATCGCTGCCGCCGCGACACTGCTGATCGCCTTCTCGGTGATTCTGCTGCTGACGCTGGAATGGCTGCGTGGGCGCAGCGAGAAACTGCGCACTGCCCAGGCCTGA
- a CDS encoding ABC transporter permease translates to MAIAVPVNAGTDPTLKQRLKHAERVNRWKAQALIAPLVLFLLLVFLVPIAALLYKSVGNPEVVGGMPRTVSAIASWDGRGLPAEPVYKAAAEDLADARKNQTLGDLSKRLNMELAGYRSLLTKTARALPLATEPASYKEALEGLDERWGDPAYWQAVRRNTSSITPYYLLAAVDHRIDDLGELAPATPDQAIYLDIFARTFWMGLIITVICLVLAYPLAYLLANLPSRQSNLLMILVLLPFWTSILVRVAAWIVLLQSGGLINSGLMAMGIIDKPVELVFNRIGVYISMVHILLPFMILPIYSVMKGISPTYMRAAISLGCHPFASFWRVYFPQTYAGVGAGCLLVFILAIGYYITPALLGSPNDQMVSYFVAFYTNTSINWGMATALGGLLLLATVVLYLIYSWLVGASRLRLG, encoded by the coding sequence ATGGCTATCGCCGTTCCCGTGAACGCGGGCACCGACCCCACCTTGAAGCAACGGCTCAAGCACGCCGAGCGGGTGAACCGCTGGAAGGCCCAGGCGTTGATCGCGCCGTTGGTGCTGTTTCTGTTGCTGGTGTTCCTGGTGCCGATCGCGGCGCTACTCTACAAAAGCGTTGGCAACCCGGAAGTGGTCGGCGGCATGCCGCGCACCGTGTCGGCCATCGCCAGCTGGGACGGCCGAGGCCTGCCCGCTGAACCGGTTTACAAAGCGGCGGCGGAAGATCTCGCCGACGCCCGCAAGAACCAGACCCTGGGCGACCTGTCCAAGCGCCTGAACATGGAACTGGCCGGCTATCGTAGCCTGCTAACCAAAACGGCCCGCGCACTGCCACTCGCCACTGAGCCTGCCTCTTATAAAGAAGCACTGGAAGGTCTGGATGAGCGCTGGGGTGATCCGGCCTACTGGCAGGCGGTGCGCCGCAACACCAGCAGCATCACTCCGTACTACTTGCTGGCCGCCGTCGATCACCGCATCGACGACCTCGGTGAGCTGGCGCCAGCCACGCCGGACCAAGCTATTTATCTAGACATTTTCGCCCGCACCTTCTGGATGGGCCTGATCATCACCGTGATCTGCCTGGTGCTCGCCTATCCATTGGCCTACCTGCTGGCGAACCTGCCGTCGCGGCAAAGCAACCTGCTGATGATTCTGGTGCTGTTGCCGTTCTGGACGTCGATCCTGGTGCGTGTCGCGGCGTGGATCGTCCTGTTGCAATCGGGTGGCCTGATCAACAGTGGCCTGATGGCCATGGGCATCATCGATAAGCCAGTGGAATTGGTGTTCAACCGCATCGGCGTGTACATCTCCATGGTGCACATCCTGCTGCCGTTCATGATCCTGCCGATCTATAGCGTGATGAAAGGCATCTCGCCAACCTACATGCGTGCGGCGATTTCCCTGGGCTGCCACCCGTTCGCGAGCTTCTGGCGGGTGTACTTCCCGCAGACCTATGCCGGTGTCGGCGCCGGTTGCCTGTTGGTGTTCATCCTCGCCATCGGCTACTACATCACCCCGGCGTTGTTGGGCAGCCCGAACGATCAGATGGTCAGCTACTTCGTCGCCTTCTACACCAACACCAGTATCAACTGGGGCATGGCGACTGCGCTTGGCGGCCTGCTGCTCCTGGCGACCGTGGTGCTTTATCTGATTTACAGCTGGCTGGTGGGCGCAAGCCGCCTGCGTCTGGGCTAA